From Oligoflexia bacterium, a single genomic window includes:
- a CDS encoding oxidative damage protection protein, with protein sequence MEKIIHCQKLKKNLPALPEAPLPGDFGQKVLNHISAQAWDMWIEEQTKLINENKLQLFKKEARELLLTKAEEFLFSEAE encoded by the coding sequence ATGGAAAAAATCATCCACTGTCAAAAACTTAAAAAAAATTTACCTGCTCTACCAGAAGCACCTCTACCGGGTGATTTTGGCCAAAAAGTTTTAAACCATATTTCTGCGCAAGCGTGGGATATGTGGATAGAAGAACAAACCAAGCTGATCAATGAGAATAAGTTGCAGCTATTCAAAAAAGAAGCACGTGAACTTCTACTAACAAAAGCAGAAGAATTTTTATTTTCAGAAGCAGAATAA
- a CDS encoding thioredoxin domain-containing protein — MKQNKYAVWGFIVACGIGFLDSLWLVGMHLNKSLQSGCSVNSLINCSAINHPTYSQWFSIPVSYFAVLVFSIIAVMFYLWQKSLESNRKEVIESFISIMIWLSVGAMLYFAAITVFIIKSFCLYCTIFYISSIAMFVFWKKLSSNTKSLSEKIQLTLASKYFFYSVLGAIFMLLFAKLFLFKEQHGITEKVNQIELSGVLSQRTLGQINAPITIVKYSDFQCPGCKQAGTLLKSIARESKGKIKLVYKFYPLDSKCNAKVPAGRGHLQACQAAVSSLCAAEQDQFWAYHDLVFANQHNLDSKVFEDYAKKLGLNMDSFKQCVQSSAAYDVVKNDVAEGERMNISHTPTIFINGREYQGRITRSGIQEVVDSLLQ, encoded by the coding sequence GTGAAGCAAAATAAATATGCAGTCTGGGGGTTTATTGTTGCCTGTGGTATAGGCTTTCTAGATTCTTTGTGGCTGGTGGGAATGCACCTGAATAAAAGCTTGCAATCCGGCTGTTCGGTTAATTCTTTAATCAATTGCTCAGCCATCAATCATCCTACCTATTCACAATGGTTTTCTATTCCGGTTTCATATTTTGCAGTTTTGGTATTTAGCATCATTGCTGTTATGTTTTATCTGTGGCAAAAATCTTTAGAGAGTAACCGTAAAGAAGTCATAGAGAGTTTTATAAGCATCATGATTTGGCTATCTGTGGGTGCCATGCTGTATTTTGCGGCAATCACTGTGTTTATTATCAAATCTTTTTGTTTGTATTGTACAATTTTTTATATCTCTAGCATTGCTATGTTTGTTTTTTGGAAAAAACTATCTTCCAATACTAAAAGTCTATCAGAAAAAATACAGCTAACCCTTGCTTCAAAATATTTTTTTTACAGTGTGCTAGGCGCAATTTTTATGTTGCTGTTTGCAAAACTGTTTTTATTTAAAGAGCAACATGGGATTACTGAGAAAGTAAATCAAATAGAACTCAGCGGAGTATTAAGTCAAAGAACATTGGGTCAAATAAATGCCCCCATAACAATCGTAAAATATAGTGATTTTCAGTGCCCTGGATGCAAGCAAGCGGGAACATTACTTAAGAGCATAGCAAGGGAATCTAAAGGTAAAATAAAATTGGTATACAAATTCTATCCATTGGATTCAAAGTGTAATGCAAAAGTTCCGGCAGGAAGAGGCCATTTACAAGCTTGTCAAGCTGCGGTTTCTTCATTATGTGCGGCTGAACAAGACCAATTTTGGGCCTACCATGACCTTGTTTTTGCCAATCAACATAATTTAGACAGTAAGGTTTTTGAAGATTATGCAAAAAAACTTGGTTTGAATATGGATAGCTTTAAACAATGTGTTCAATCCTCAGCAGCCTATGATGTGGTTAAAAACGATGTGGCAGAGGGAGAAAGAATGAATATTAGCCACACCCCAACTATTTTTATCAATGGTAGAGAATATCAAGGTAGAATTACTCGTTCAGGGATACAAGAGGTTGTGGATTCTTTATTGCAATAA
- a CDS encoding prolipoprotein diacylglyceryl transferase, with the protein MIPFFTIPPLKILGLEFHAFGLLVAIGFFAATQLAMLRAKNLKLSQEIVSDASLIAIIFGIFGAHLFHVFFYEPELLKNPINLLKFWSGLSSYGGIITVTIALVVFLKRKNKPVLPYVDMLFFGGCLGFFFGRMGCFIAHDHPGNLSDFFLAVQFPGGARHDLGFYEMLLWLFIFIVMLIKTNKTKKKPAFWGQDSLIVLSLYAPGRFFLEFLRAQDTGLSFMPDARYFGLTPAHYVSLTACVFCLLAWGYVFFKKPYSHQLKS; encoded by the coding sequence ATGATTCCATTTTTTACAATTCCGCCGCTTAAAATATTAGGTTTAGAGTTCCATGCATTTGGACTTTTGGTTGCAATAGGTTTTTTTGCAGCCACCCAATTGGCCATGCTAAGAGCAAAAAATTTAAAATTAAGTCAGGAAATTGTTTCAGATGCGTCCTTGATTGCTATTATTTTTGGTATTTTTGGAGCGCATCTTTTTCATGTGTTTTTTTATGAACCAGAATTATTAAAAAATCCTATCAATTTACTAAAGTTTTGGTCTGGTTTATCTTCATATGGTGGGATTATTACAGTAACCATTGCATTGGTTGTATTCTTAAAGCGTAAAAATAAACCCGTTTTACCTTATGTGGACATGTTATTTTTTGGCGGCTGTTTAGGCTTCTTTTTTGGCCGTATGGGTTGTTTTATTGCACATGATCATCCAGGAAATTTATCTGATTTTTTTCTTGCAGTTCAATTTCCAGGGGGTGCAAGACATGATTTAGGCTTTTATGAAATGTTGCTCTGGTTGTTTATATTTATTGTCATGTTAATCAAAACCAACAAAACCAAAAAAAAACCAGCATTTTGGGGGCAAGATTCTTTGATTGTTTTAAGTCTTTATGCGCCAGGCAGGTTTTTTTTAGAGTTTCTTAGAGCGCAAGATACAGGCCTTAGTTTTATGCCGGATGCGCGCTATTTTGGTTTAACCCCGGCACATTATGTATCGTTGACAGCCTGTGTTTTTTGTTTGTTGGCTTGGGGCTATGTTTTTTTTAAAAAACCATATAGTCATCAACTTAAGTCATAA